The window TAATCAAAAATATTTAATGATTTTGCTTTTTGAAGGTATGCAAGTGCAGCTTCATTTGAAGTTTGGGTATTTGATAAAGAACGTATTACCATTGCCTTCAGCATATAGTCTTCTTCAGTTGCCACACCCGCATTTATATTTTTATCTACCAACTCCTCACAAGAACGCAAATGTCTGCTATTGTATTCTAAGATAGCAGTGTAGGTATTTACCATCGACATTTTTTGATGATACTCAGGACTATTATATATTCTGTCTTTTGTTCCACCTGCATTTAGAATTCTATTTATAAGTTCTGGGTGTGAATCTCCTCCATAAAGCGCATTATAATCTCCAGTTAGAATTGAGTACTCGCCAATTTTCGTTAGTGCAGAGGCATATGCAGATGGGGCTATATCTTTGGATTTCATGACAAGAATTGTAGCTTTATCTGCTTCTTCTTCCTGTTCTTTGCTATATGCTGCACCCAATTTTTAACGACGGAGTAGATCACTACCACCCACCGGCAAAAAACGCTACCAATACTTTTGGGTTATAACAATTTATCCAATTTCGGGCATTGAAAAAGAAGAACGATGCCTGGAACTTTCACTTGCCGTCATTGTGGTAAGACCTTACCACGTAATCCCAGCTTGAAGAAGAACGAGAAGCAGTCATTTTGTAATGCTTCGGAATGCAAACAGGCCAAGAAGAGTGCCAGGAAAAAGGTACGTTACCATACAGACCCTTCCTTTCGCCAGCAACATTTGGATCGGCAGAAATTATGGCGATCAAATCGTCCGGCGCATGAATATCAGAAACAATACAGGGAGTCCCATCCGGAGTATGTAGAACTCAATCGCGAGTTACAAGCCGGGCGTAATAGCAGACGTAAGAGAGGAACTACTCCAATGATTGTAAATGGGACCCCGTTATCTCTGCAGACCAGTAATGACAATGCTTATGCGATTATTAGTGTAAATAGGGAAAAGATTGTAAATGGGACCCCGTTCCTGGCCCAAATGCAGATTATAACTGGGAAAGAGGCTTTTTTTCAATAAATCGGCAACTGATTGTAAATGGGACCCCGATTGCACAGGCCAAGCCAGCCCCCTACTTTTACCGGCATCAAAAACACCAGCCTATGCTTCCGAGAATAGAAATCATCCCCACCCTTGCTTTGGACCTCTCCTTATCCGAGTTGCGGATAATGAATGTAACCCGTATTGAACAGATTAAGCAGTCGATGCGCCATCAGGGGCAGTTACAGCCTATCATTGTACGCGTGTATGAGGGCGGATATCAGGTCATTGATGGATTTAAAAGGGTTTATATTGCCATGGACCTGATGATCGAGGATATGGAGTGCTATCTGGTGGATGTTGATGAACAGGCGGCCAAGGTTTTAATATTGAGCTACAACCGTACGAACCAATCAATGGAGGTATTGGAAGAAGCGATGGTTTTGAAGTCCATGTTGGAGGGTGGTACCCTGGAACAGCGTCACCTGGCCAGGTTGATTGCCCGGAGTCCCTCGTGGGTTAGCCGGCGCTTGTCTTTGATCGGCAGGCTGGATGAGGCGGTAGCCACAGAGATCCGCATGGGCACGATCACCAGCAGCCATGCTCGCGCTTTGATGCGGTTGCCGCGCGGCAATCAGGCAGAACTTGTGGGTGTGATCAGTCATTTTCATTTATCGACCCGCTTGAGTGAGCGTCTGGTTGACGCCTGGCTGGAGGCTGAAGATGAAGATGAGAAGGATTTTATCCTGTCCCATCCTGAGCATTTTCTGTGGAATCAGCATGACTTGCCGGATCAGTCTTATGATGACCGGCTGAGTGCTTATGGCAATGAGTTGATGCAGTATGTGATGAATATATGGCCGCGACTTGAAGTAGTCAGGATGACCCTTGAGGACCGCCGTTTTGGAGATCTTGACCATCGTGAGCAAGAGATCATCTATCCTTTTCTAACAGAGCTAAATGGTCTGTCAGAGAAAATCATATGCCTAACCAGTGAATTACAAATCGAAAAACCGCAATAGGATGAAAGACAATCAAACAGAGAACAAGGTAGTCACACTTCATAGACTGGGCTGGTCGATCCGCCGTATCGCGCGTGAGCTGCATATCTCCCGTGAGCGGGTCCACCGGATAGTGGCCTCAAACTCGGATAAACGTGATACCACCCAGGAAGGTCAGATTAAGCAGAAAACCGATCGGGTAAGCAAGCTGGATCCGTATAAGAGTTACATTGGTGATCTGCTGGAGAAATACCCTAATATCACGGGACAGCGGGTTTTTGAGCATCTTCAGGAGAAGGGTTTTGATGGCGGGATAACGATTGTTCGTGACTATGTGAAATCGATCCGTGAGGTGGGCTCAAAAACGCCGGTGCGTATGGTAGAAACGCTACCAGGCCAGCGGGCCTCCCATGTGGCCCACCTGGTGGTTAACCAGGAGTCCTGTGTACAGTGGAAAGGATATCTGTATGTCGTGCCACAGAAGTACATTTATGAGCTCTGCCCGGTACGTATCACTGAGAAAGAGTTGATCGTATACTCTTCGGATGGCAAGCAGCTGGTCGTGCATCCCCTGGCAAAGAGTGGACAGAAGGGCCGGTATGTGGGAGTACACCAGAAAAGGGGGAAGAAGCCTGATCTTCCTATCTCGGATGTGATATCCCGCCTTGAAAGCTTTGCGCCAGAAATGGCAAGGTATATCGAACAGTTAAAGCAGCATAAACCTCATTCCTGGGGATCCCACCTGCGAAGGCTGCTGGCCCTGAAGATAAACTACCACACGCAAGATATTATGCTGGCCGTTAACAGGGCGCAGGATTACAATGTTTATGAGGCGGGAGATATCGAAGGGTTCTTGAAGAACAACTCCGAGTCTCGCTACAGCACCCGATTATCCATTAAACCCAGAAGTAACGATCACTACAATGAGTACTAAGAGAATAAATCCGACACAAAAGCAGAGCGAGCTGTTCACCAATAACTGCCGCTATTTGAAGCTTCAGCATTTAGGTGGGCAGTACCAGCAGATGATCGATAAGGCCCATGAACAAACAATGGGATACTTTGATTTTATCAATGAGGTAGTCCTCACAGAGGCCGCAGCCACCAGGCAGCGGCGAGTAAAGAACCTGATCAAGAACA is drawn from Bacteroidales bacterium and contains these coding sequences:
- a CDS encoding helix-turn-helix domain-containing protein, which codes for MKDNQTENKVVTLHRLGWSIRRIARELHISRERVHRIVASNSDKRDTTQEGQIKQKTDRVSKLDPYKSYIGDLLEKYPNITGQRVFEHLQEKGFDGGITIVRDYVKSIREVGSKTPVRMVETLPGQRASHVAHLVVNQESCVQWKGYLYVVPQKYIYELCPVRITEKELIVYSSDGKQLVVHPLAKSGQKGRYVGVHQKRGKKPDLPISDVISRLESFAPEMARYIEQLKQHKPHSWGSHLRRLLALKINYHTQDIMLAVNRAQDYNVYEAGDIEGFLKNNSESRYSTRLSIKPRSNDHYNEY
- a CDS encoding ParB/RepB/Spo0J family partition protein, with amino-acid sequence MLPRIEIIPTLALDLSLSELRIMNVTRIEQIKQSMRHQGQLQPIIVRVYEGGYQVIDGFKRVYIAMDLMIEDMECYLVDVDEQAAKVLILSYNRTNQSMEVLEEAMVLKSMLEGGTLEQRHLARLIARSPSWVSRRLSLIGRLDEAVATEIRMGTITSSHARALMRLPRGNQAELVGVISHFHLSTRLSERLVDAWLEAEDEDEKDFILSHPEHFLWNQHDLPDQSYDDRLSAYGNELMQYVMNIWPRLEVVRMTLEDRRFGDLDHREQEIIYPFLTELNGLSEKIICLTSELQIEKPQ